Genomic window (Microcoleus sp. bin38.metabat.b11b12b14.051):
TCGTCAGCAGCCGCACCGGGCTCACCGAAACCTTGAGCGGCGACGACTTAGCGGGATTGCTCGTCAACAACGGCATTCAGATGGCCGTGTTCAACTCGTGCCGCGGCGCCTACGGCGACCCCTCGGACATGGCAGACGACAGCCCGGAACGCAACTTAACCGAAGCTCTAGTCCAGCGGGGCATTCCGGCAGTGCTGGCAATGGCAGAAAGCATCCCCGACGATGTAGCCCTAACTCTGACGCGGCTGTTCTACCGCAACCTGAATCAAGGCTATCCAGTGGATCTGAGCCTGAGTCGGGCTCGGGCTGGACTAATTTCTGCCTACGGTTCTCACCAGTTATATTGGGCTTTGCCGATTCTCTACCAGCATCCTGACTTTGACGGCTATCTGACGGGCGCCCCAGCTCAAAACGCGCCGTCGGGCCTTCTGGTGCCAAAAATCCCATCGGGGACGCAGCCGGCGACTGGTACGGAATGGAAGGCGCCACCTTTACTCTCGGCGAGCCGGCAATACCACCAATTAATGCCTGCCGATGCAGGAGCAGAACCCGACGCCTCTGATAGCTCCGTCTGGGAATATTTTCCCGATCGGTTAAAAGCTGGTAGCGATGCCAAAAACCAGAACGATCGACCCTCTGCTGCTAATTCACCAAACTCACCGACAGCGAAGCCCTCCTCTATTGCCGATCGAGAGTCTTCGGCTATCCCAACAACTCGCGCCGCAGCACCAGCTCAGAAACCGCTAACAACACAGGGATTGAAAAAATCTCTGGCGCTGACGCTTTGCTTGTTGCCCTTTGCTTTGAGTGCTGGCTTTTTTGGGTGGCGGCAGTGGCAACACCGCGGCACGAAACCAGAAGAATTACTGCCTGCTGTACGCACTCCGATGTCACAAAATTACCTCCAACAAACCCACTAACCACGATCGCCCTCAGCCGCGGGCTGCTAATAAAGTTGGGTGCGGACAATTCGATCGGCAAAACGACAGTGAAAAACAGATCCAAAGATGGCTTTGGGTGTGAAAAGTGATTTCTACTAAAGTTCAGCAGACAAAGGACAACGGCTCACAA
Coding sequences:
- a CDS encoding CHAT domain-containing protein, translating into MSQEFKLSVTPVGDDEYLVRTERVAPGVPLAEQQVRWPIDQWLALSAQLMNDPLVGVFQGTGAGGRPSRSGNNCAPNLVALGQQFYSGLFQGNLRDSWTCAQGIAQHRREVLQLRLGLKGRRLPRLPWEVLHAGDRPLATGTDVVFSRYQPGTSLFKQTRIVPSGGPLKILMAIASPSDRESLQLSREAVHLQQELQNRSGNPLKNSPHAPEIQLTILEQPDREQLTQALEQGHYQVLHYAGHSNLGARGGELYLVSSRTGLTETLSGDDLAGLLVNNGIQMAVFNSCRGAYGDPSDMADDSPERNLTEALVQRGIPAVLAMAESIPDDVALTLTRLFYRNLNQGYPVDLSLSRARAGLISAYGSHQLYWALPILYQHPDFDGYLTGAPAQNAPSGLLVPKIPSGTQPATGTEWKAPPLLSASRQYHQLMPADAGAEPDASDSSVWEYFPDRLKAGSDAKNQNDRPSAANSPNSPTAKPSSIADRESSAIPTTRAAAPAQKPLTTQGLKKSLALTLCLLPFALSAGFFGWRQWQHRGTKPEELLPAVRTPMSQNYLQQTH